Genomic window (Pseudomonas hydrolytica):
CGCTGCAGACATCCTGGCCCATGCGCGTGACTACGGCGCTTGGGCGCTCGCCATCCGTGCGCAGCTGAACGCGCTGATCGACCTACACGACAAGGACAAGCCCTGATGGACTTCGACTCCCTGCTGCGCGGCGCGCAGTTCCTGTTCACCGTGGTGGTGGGCTACTTCTCCTGGAGCAGTGCCCGCAAGGCCAGCTCCAAGGTGGAGGCCGAAGCCCTGGCCCAGCGCCTGGCCGGGCAGGACAACCGGCTGACGGTGCTGGAGCAGCAGATGAAGCACCTGCCCACCAGTGACCAGTTCACCGAACTGGCCGGCGAGCTGGCCGAGCTGGCTGGAGACATGAAGGCGATCAAGGTCGAGATCGCGGGGGTAACCAAAGCGCTCGACCCTTTGGCACGCGCCGTTGAGCGCATGAATGAATACCTGTTGAACAACAAGTGAGGCTGCAATGAGCACTCAATACGCTGACTATCTCCGCCAGGATCAGCGCCTGGTGATGCTGCGCATCCTCTCTGAGCTGCCGCAGTACCGTTCCAACTCCTCGGTGATCGCCAACCTGCTGGGCCAGTTCGGGCACCACCCGAGCCGCGACCAGGTGAAGGGCGACCTGGTTTGGCTCGGCGAACAGGGCCTGGTGGCGATCGAGGATATCGGCTCCGTCCTGGTCGTGACCCTGACCGAGCGTGGTGGCGACGTGGCTGCTGGCCGCGCCTCGGTACCGGGCGTCAGCAAGCCGAGGCCCTGACCATGGGGCGCAAGTCGAGCATCGACCGGCTAGATCCGGCAGTCCGTACCCACATCGAGAAGCGCCTGCGCGAGCGGCGCCTCACCCTGGACGAGCTGATCGAGGATCTGCACGAGCACTTCCCCAGTGCGGACAAGCCCAGCCGTTCGGCGATTGGCCGCTACAAGGTCAGCTTCGACGAGATGGCCAAGCGGCTGCGCGAGCAGCAGGCCATGGCCAGCCTGCTGGTCGAGGAGCTGGGCGAGAACCCGAACGACAAGGCCGGCGCGCTGATGGTGCAGTCGATCCAGACCCTGACCACGCACGCGGCCCTGGGCGCGCAGATCGACGACGAGACAACCATCGACGACGTGCGCAAGCTCGCCCGCGCCGCGAAGGACGTGCTGCAGGCCAGCAAGGCCAGCCGCGAGGAGCGCAAGGCGATCGAGCGTGAAGCCCGCGAGGCGCTGCTGGCCGAGCAGGAGCAGCGCCTGGAAGAGATGCGCGGCAGCGATGGCATGAGCGAAGAGTTCGAAGACCGCATCCGCCGCGTCCTGATGGGTAAAGCCTGATGAGCGAGCAAGAAGGCAAAGCACTCAAGGCGCTGACCAAGCCCCGCAAGATCGACCTCGCCGCCGAGCTGGAGCTTCATGGCGTCGTCGTGCCCCAGGATATGGCCGATGCGGTACCGGAGGCCGAGGGCGTATTCCTGCCGTACCAGCAGCGCTGGTTCGACGACACCAGCCAGATCATGATCGCCGAGAAGTCCCGCCGTACCGGCCTGACCTGGGCCGAGGCTGGCCGCAACGTGATCAACGCCGCCAAGCCTCGGCGCCGCGGTGGTTGCAATACCTTCTACGTGGGCAGCAAGCAGGAGATGGCGCTGGAGTACATCGCCGCCTGCGCGCTGTTCGCCCGTGCGTTCAATGAGATGGCCCAGGCCGACGTCTACGAGCAGAGCTTCTGGGATGACGGACGCCGCGAGGAGATCCTCGCCTACATGATCCGCTTCCCGAAGAGCGGCTTCAAAATCCAGGCGCTCAGCTCGCGTCCTAGCAACCTGCGCGGCCTGCAGGGCGACGTGGTGATCGACGAGGCGGCCTTCCATGAGTCCCTTGAAGAGCTGCTCAAGGCGGCCCTGGCGCTGACTATGTGGGGCAACAAGGTCCGGCTGATCAGCACCCACAACGGCGTGGACAATGCCTTCAACAGCTACATCCAGGACGCACGCGAAGGCCGTAAGGACTACAGCATCCACCGCATCACCCTGGACGATGCCCTGGCCCAGGGGCTGTACAAGCGGATCTGCTACGTCACCAACCAGGAATGGTCGCCTGAAGCCGAGAAGGAATGGCGCGACAAGCTGTACCGCAACGCCCCCAACATCGAGTCGGCCGAGGAAGAGTACGGCTGTGTGCCGAAGAAGAGCGGCGGCGCTTACCTGAGCCGCGTGCTGATCGAGGCCGCGATGGTCTCCGACCACTCGATCCGCATCTACCGCTACGAGGCGCCGCAAGGCTTCGAGGAGTGGACGCCCGAACACCGCGAGGCCGAGGTGCGCGCCTGGTGTGAGGAAAACCTGCAGCCCGAGCTGGCCCGCCTCAGCGACCGCAACCGCCACACCTTCGGTGAAGACTTCGCCCGCCGTGGCGACCTCACCGTGTTCACCCCGCTGCAGATCGACCCGCTGCTGCGCAAGCGCGTGCCGTTCCAAGTCGAGCTGCGCAACCTGACCTACGGCGCGCAGGAGCAGATCATGTTCTACATCTGCGATCGCCTGCCGCGCCTGACTGGCCTGGCGTTCGACGCCACCGGCAACGGTGGGTACCTGGCTGAACAGGCCGCGCTGAAGTACGGCAGCACCATGGTCGACCAGGTGGCGCTATCGCTGGCCTGGTACGGCGAGTGGATGCCCAAGCTCAAGGGCGAGTTCGAGGCGTTCAACCTGCAGCTACCCCGGCACCAGACCACGCTTGATGACCTGCTGTCGATCAAGGTCGAGAAAGGCGTGCCGGTCATCGACAAGGGCCGCACGAAGGATCTGGAGAGCACCAGCTCCAAGGCCAAGCGCCACGGCGACTCGGCCATCTCCCTGGCCATGGCCGTGCGGGCCAG
Coding sequences:
- a CDS encoding DUF2730 family protein — protein: MDFDSLLRGAQFLFTVVVGYFSWSSARKASSKVEAEALAQRLAGQDNRLTVLEQQMKHLPTSDQFTELAGELAELAGDMKAIKVEIAGVTKALDPLARAVERMNEYLLNNK
- a CDS encoding VpaChn25_0724 family phage protein; translation: MSTQYADYLRQDQRLVMLRILSELPQYRSNSSVIANLLGQFGHHPSRDQVKGDLVWLGEQGLVAIEDIGSVLVVTLTERGGDVAAGRASVPGVSKPRP
- a CDS encoding phage protein Gp27 family protein — translated: MGRKSSIDRLDPAVRTHIEKRLRERRLTLDELIEDLHEHFPSADKPSRSAIGRYKVSFDEMAKRLREQQAMASLLVEELGENPNDKAGALMVQSIQTLTTHAALGAQIDDETTIDDVRKLARAAKDVLQASKASREERKAIEREAREALLAEQEQRLEEMRGSDGMSEEFEDRIRRVLMGKA